The Ancylothrix sp. D3o genome window below encodes:
- a CDS encoding DUF2243 domain-containing protein, whose amino-acid sequence MQTEHKTIITAGILLGIGGAGFFDGIVFHQILQWHQMLTSAVPTLSLSQMKINTHWDGLFNGLMYIITASGVYFLWRAGQRQKIPASPHTFGGSLLLGAGLFNLIEGLIRAC is encoded by the coding sequence ATGCAAACAGAACATAAAACAATCATCACCGCCGGCATCCTGTTGGGTATAGGAGGAGCCGGCTTTTTTGATGGCATTGTCTTTCACCAAATTCTACAATGGCATCAAATGCTCACCAGCGCTGTCCCCACCCTCAGCCTCTCCCAAATGAAAATAAATACTCATTGGGATGGTCTTTTCAATGGCTTGATGTATATCATTACCGCCAGCGGCGTCTATTTTTTATGGCGGGCCGGTCAGCGTCAAAAAATACCCGCTTCCCCCCACACTTTCGGCGGCTCTCTGTTGCTAGGAGCAGGATTATTTAACCTCATCGAAGGTTTAATTAGGGCTTGCTGA
- a CDS encoding SDR family oxidoreductase, with the protein MPTKDKEQLQPPQHQNQQPGIESEMTPRPKSDDFNYKGSAKLLDKVALITGGDSGIGRAVSILYAKEGAKIAIVYLNEHDDANETKRLVQELGRPCLLIAGDLGDEEFCKLAVQQTIDTYGKLDILVNNAAEQHPQNSLEDITAEQLERTFRTNIFSMFFLTKAALPHFKEGSAIINTTSVTAYEGNPQLLDYSSTKGAIVAFTRALSQSLVEKNIRVNGVAPGPIWTPLIPATFSEEKVASFGQQVPMKRAGQPEEVAPSYVFLASDDASYMTGQILHPNGGKVVNG; encoded by the coding sequence ATGCCAACCAAAGATAAAGAACAACTGCAACCACCCCAGCATCAAAACCAACAACCGGGTATCGAATCAGAAATGACCCCCCGGCCAAAATCTGATGATTTTAACTACAAAGGCAGCGCCAAACTGCTCGATAAAGTAGCCCTGATCACCGGCGGCGATAGCGGAATTGGTCGTGCAGTTTCTATTTTATATGCCAAAGAAGGCGCAAAAATTGCCATCGTTTATCTCAACGAACATGACGACGCCAACGAAACAAAACGCCTTGTTCAAGAACTAGGCCGGCCTTGTTTATTAATTGCCGGTGATCTGGGCGATGAAGAATTTTGTAAACTCGCTGTTCAGCAAACTATCGACACCTACGGCAAACTTGATATCCTCGTCAACAACGCCGCTGAACAACACCCCCAAAACAGCTTAGAAGATATTACTGCTGAACAATTAGAGCGTACTTTTCGCACTAACATTTTCTCAATGTTTTTCCTAACCAAAGCTGCTTTACCCCACTTCAAAGAAGGCAGCGCAATTATTAACACCACCTCCGTCACCGCCTACGAAGGCAACCCCCAACTGCTTGATTATTCCTCCACAAAAGGCGCAATTGTTGCCTTTACTCGCGCTCTATCTCAATCTTTGGTGGAAAAAAATATCCGTGTCAATGGCGTAGCCCCTGGCCCCATTTGGACACCGTTAATCCCCGCCACATTCTCCGAAGAAAAAGTCGCAAGTTTCGGGCAACAAGTCCCCATGAAACGGGCCGGTCAACCCGAAGAAGTTGCCCCTTCTTATGTCTTTTTAGCCTCCGATGATGCGTCCTATATGACCGGCCAAATTCTACACCCCAATGGTGGTAAAGTCGTCAATGGCTAA
- a CDS encoding FAD-dependent oxidoreductase, giving the protein MKFPNKPASYWRQNTPETHYPQLITDESVDVAIVGAGITGLTLGYLLKQAGLKIAIIEAKKIGHGTTGSTTAHLSEVPDAGYQTLISYFGQQKTQLVAQSRRRAIEQISTIIAQENINCQFQRVPSYLYTETRQDIDYLQEEIQRANLLGINASFSPQIPLPFATHGGILFPNQGQFNPLQYLQKLAELIEGNGSHIFERTRVLDISDSTPCKVYTDHASLKATNVVLATHTPIHDLFHLPDLLAMTAKIIAYRSYVLGIRLVEKRFGPTAPVPTGLFWDTDKPYHYTRTYHDETGPLLIIGGEDHKTGQDIDTEACFQRLEEYARSRYDVDSIPYQWSAQFYEPIDGLPYIGKPSTHSHLYLATGYSGNGLTFGTVAAMLLADLIQGKNNPWSEIYDPNRMPLSDTGRLLTESLDYATHLITDRFKSDAKNFSEVGINEGKILDINGEKIAAYRDETGTLHALGAICAHAGCVVHWNKAEKSWDCPCHGSRYSPTGQVLNGPPLAGLQPKKAN; this is encoded by the coding sequence ATGAAATTTCCTAACAAACCGGCCTCCTATTGGCGACAAAACACCCCAGAAACCCACTATCCCCAACTGATAACCGACGAAAGCGTAGATGTTGCCATTGTCGGGGCTGGCATCACCGGCTTAACATTAGGATACCTGCTAAAACAGGCCGGTTTAAAAATTGCCATCATCGAAGCCAAAAAAATTGGACATGGCACCACCGGCTCAACAACCGCTCATCTCAGCGAAGTTCCCGACGCCGGTTATCAAACCCTCATTTCTTATTTTGGCCAACAAAAAACCCAACTCGTCGCCCAATCTCGCCGCCGCGCCATCGAACAAATTAGCACCATAATTGCCCAAGAAAATATTAACTGCCAATTTCAGCGCGTCCCCAGCTATCTTTACACAGAAACTCGCCAAGATATTGACTACTTGCAAGAGGAAATTCAAAGGGCGAATTTGCTGGGAATAAACGCCAGTTTCAGCCCCCAAATTCCCCTACCCTTCGCCACGCACGGCGGAATTTTATTTCCCAATCAAGGCCAATTTAACCCCTTGCAATATCTGCAAAAACTAGCAGAACTGATCGAAGGAAACGGCAGTCATATTTTTGAAAGAACGCGAGTTTTAGACATCAGCGACAGCACCCCCTGCAAAGTTTATACCGATCACGCCAGCCTCAAAGCTACTAACGTTGTCCTCGCCACCCATACCCCCATTCACGATTTATTTCATCTCCCAGACTTGTTAGCAATGACGGCAAAAATTATCGCCTATCGCTCCTATGTTTTGGGCATAAGACTTGTCGAAAAACGCTTTGGGCCCACAGCCCCCGTCCCCACCGGCTTATTTTGGGATACCGATAAACCCTATCATTACACCCGCACCTACCACGACGAAACCGGCCCGCTTTTAATAATTGGCGGAGAAGACCACAAAACCGGCCAAGATATTGATACCGAAGCTTGTTTTCAACGCTTAGAAGAATATGCTCGCAGCCGTTATGACGTTGATTCTATCCCTTATCAATGGTCAGCCCAATTTTATGAACCCATCGATGGATTACCCTATATTGGTAAACCCAGCACCCATTCTCACCTTTATCTCGCCACCGGCTACTCTGGTAACGGTTTAACTTTTGGCACCGTTGCGGCCATGCTTTTAGCAGATTTAATTCAAGGGAAAAATAACCCTTGGAGTGAGATTTATGACCCCAACCGAATGCCTTTATCTGACACCGGCCGGCTCCTTACAGAAAGCCTTGATTATGCCACCCATTTAATTACAGATCGGTTTAAATCTGATGCTAAGAATTTCTCGGAAGTTGGCATTAATGAAGGCAAAATTCTTGATATCAACGGCGAAAAAATCGCAGCCTATCGCGATGAAACCGGCACTCTTCATGCTTTAGGTGCCATCTGTGCTCATGCCGGTTGTGTTGTGCATTGGAACAAAGCAGAAAAAAGCTGGGATTGTCCTTGTCATGGTAGCCGGTATAGCCCCACCGGCCAAGTTTTAAACGGCCCTCCTCTGGCCGGTTTACAACCTAAAAAAGCCAATTAA
- a CDS encoding photosystem I reaction center subunit PsaK, whose product MLNSMLLAVMQSTYTSTNANGTTEFIVMGVCNLLALFVLSRVIWHPHVGPKMPLPFPSLFNNVSVPAFLAAMSAGHILGALTILTLSTAGAI is encoded by the coding sequence ATGCTTAATTCAATGTTACTGGCTGTCATGCAGTCTACCTATACCTCTACGAATGCCAACGGAACTACCGAATTTATCGTTATGGGGGTTTGCAATCTTTTGGCTTTGTTTGTTCTCAGCCGTGTGATTTGGCATCCTCATGTGGGCCCGAAAATGCCTTTGCCTTTTCCTTCTCTTTTTAATAATGTGAGTGTGCCGGCGTTTTTGGCTGCGATGAGTGCCGGTCATATTTTGGGTGCCCTAACAATTTTAACTTTAAGTACGGCAGGGGCAATTTAA
- a CDS encoding helix-turn-helix transcriptional regulator codes for MYQVRVRVKELSEAQEWSLHELSRRSGVTYATVLRYSKQLMPKVDMDAVCRLKDTFGCTWDELFEVHGDSKF; via the coding sequence ATGTACCAAGTGAGAGTGAGAGTTAAAGAGTTATCTGAGGCCCAAGAGTGGAGTCTGCATGAGTTGAGTCGGCGTTCTGGTGTGACTTATGCAACGGTGCTTCGCTATTCCAAGCAGTTAATGCCGAAGGTTGATATGGATGCGGTATGCAGACTTAAGGATACTTTTGGTTGTACTTGGGATGAGTTGTTTGAAGTTCACGGCGATAGTAAGTTTTAA
- a CDS encoding poly(A) polymerase, producing the protein MQTSRCICDRILWDARLNAEAFTVGYAVRQRHPENQQSNEIREKPFLQWVSQTDIPWHRIRYIRCADILVWERDRHIDLFSTNQLPSAAFVSETVSETPLPPPPTFNQATVYQNISQSWQPQHQVESVSLSQLTVVTYNVLCDTHESERIQTAKRIPAIISQIKNCNADIIALQEATPALLQALLSETWLRDYFISEPANTSQLTPYGLLLISRLPFTLKDYRFSSHKRVLVASFSINNQPLQVAVVHLTSNRAYNAAELQTEQLKIILSYLNSLPGDCLIVGDFNNAGVREATLRENHFFDVWQGLRPNETGYTFDPQTNALAAVNSQTGTPSRLDKIWLRSHQKNWQPQNIELFATTAIPETQNTLYPSDHFGLKAILEYVEKPLLAVQTVKPVYQSAIVLIPPMEIWPVIQKIRQKYDSKVGRWMPHITLIYGFVPEKFFAEAVQLIQPHLESLQPFEITLSEFDTFQHRQNCTAWLRPAPNPPQALHQLQATLQQLFPQCNEQSNKSRAGFTPHLSVGQFKNPAEAQALLPVWHPLTFRVESVALISRRGDEPFQVQQIVKLGSQPASQLLQIIRKIEPELTHQQRENRSLILAIIQQACQECLSGAKLELFGSARLGVETPESDIDAVCVIPAKISETSFLRQVAEKLQGLSQECRLVEGTLPTLRLQLEGLDVDLLCACTNSNPREKHQPLSLKGCWEADELLSQVEKRVPVFQFREFLRIVRAWAKVRCIHGNAWGFLGNFSWALLAAICCRDFPKHQEITLENLLSHFFTTLSAHDWKNPLSLSEAGRCYQVKVPPDWLPIISTLEPCQNTARNVTRSTAEIIRREFARGKAILAEDKSGETLFKPASLITQSQQFIILTVTPTNSQDLKIYAGWIEGQIIGLVIDLEKQLKAFVRPWPAITNNAGKIEIILGWDIPVSFNYQALESIINNFISRFQESKEQSQECRWKFQLKNPDQM; encoded by the coding sequence ATGCAAACAAGCCGCTGTATATGCGACCGTATTTTATGGGATGCTCGTCTCAATGCTGAGGCGTTTACCGTTGGTTATGCAGTTCGTCAGCGGCATCCAGAAAACCAGCAAAGCAACGAAATACGAGAAAAGCCTTTTTTACAATGGGTTTCGCAGACAGATATTCCTTGGCATCGCATTCGTTATATTCGTTGCGCTGATATCCTGGTTTGGGAACGTGACCGGCATATTGATTTATTTTCTACCAATCAGCTACCCTCTGCGGCATTTGTAAGCGAGACGGTTTCGGAAACTCCGCTACCTCCACCCCCAACTTTCAACCAGGCTACCGTTTATCAAAATATCTCACAATCTTGGCAACCTCAGCATCAGGTTGAGTCTGTCTCGCTGTCTCAGTTGACAGTCGTAACTTATAACGTGCTCTGCGATACCCACGAAAGCGAACGCATCCAAACGGCAAAGAGAATTCCGGCAATTATTTCGCAAATTAAAAATTGCAACGCCGATATTATTGCCTTACAAGAAGCAACACCGGCCTTACTTCAAGCCTTGTTATCCGAAACCTGGCTACGAGATTATTTTATCAGCGAACCGGCCAACACTTCTCAACTCACCCCCTACGGTTTACTCTTAATTTCTCGATTGCCTTTTACCCTCAAAGATTATCGCTTTTCTTCTCATAAACGAGTTTTAGTTGCCAGCTTTTCCATAAATAATCAACCTCTGCAAGTTGCAGTTGTGCATCTTACCAGCAACCGCGCTTATAACGCCGCAGAATTACAGACAGAACAGCTTAAAATTATCCTGAGTTATCTTAACTCTCTCCCCGGAGATTGCCTGATAGTTGGAGATTTTAATAATGCCGGTGTGCGAGAAGCAACTTTAAGAGAAAATCATTTTTTCGATGTCTGGCAAGGGTTACGCCCCAATGAAACCGGCTACACTTTTGACCCCCAAACCAATGCTTTAGCTGCGGTGAACAGTCAAACCGGCACCCCATCGCGCCTCGATAAAATTTGGCTACGAAGTCATCAAAAAAACTGGCAACCGCAAAACATCGAATTATTTGCCACCACAGCAATTCCCGAAACCCAAAATACCCTTTATCCATCGGATCATTTTGGCTTAAAAGCAATTTTGGAGTATGTAGAAAAACCCCTGTTAGCGGTGCAAACCGTCAAGCCGGTTTATCAAAGTGCGATTGTGCTTATTCCCCCGATGGAAATATGGCCGGTGATTCAAAAAATCCGCCAAAAGTATGACAGCAAAGTAGGCCGGTGGATGCCTCATATTACCTTGATTTATGGCTTTGTCCCAGAAAAGTTTTTTGCAGAAGCAGTGCAATTAATTCAACCCCACTTAGAAAGTCTACAACCCTTTGAAATTACCCTGAGTGAGTTTGACACTTTCCAACACCGCCAAAACTGCACAGCTTGGTTACGACCGGCCCCCAATCCCCCGCAAGCACTTCACCAATTACAAGCAACACTTCAGCAACTTTTCCCCCAATGTAATGAACAAAGTAACAAATCGAGGGCCGGTTTTACACCCCATTTAAGCGTCGGACAATTTAAGAATCCCGCTGAAGCTCAAGCATTGCTGCCGGTTTGGCATCCTCTCACCTTTCGCGTCGAGTCGGTAGCCTTAATTTCCCGGCGGGGCGATGAACCTTTTCAAGTGCAGCAGATCGTGAAATTGGGAAGCCAACCGGCCAGCCAGTTGTTGCAAATAATCCGCAAAATAGAACCAGAACTCACCCACCAACAACGAGAAAACCGCTCCTTAATTCTGGCAATTATTCAACAAGCTTGTCAGGAATGCCTTAGCGGTGCCAAGTTAGAGCTTTTTGGTTCAGCGCGTTTAGGCGTAGAAACCCCCGAAAGTGATATAGATGCAGTTTGCGTTATCCCCGCCAAAATTTCCGAGACTTCATTTTTAAGACAAGTTGCGGAAAAGTTGCAAGGTTTATCTCAGGAATGCCGGTTAGTCGAGGGCACCTTGCCAACTTTGCGCTTACAACTCGAAGGCTTAGACGTTGATTTGCTTTGTGCTTGCACGAATTCAAACCCTAGAGAAAAGCATCAACCGCTATCTTTAAAAGGCTGCTGGGAAGCCGACGAATTGCTATCACAGGTAGAAAAAAGAGTGCCGGTTTTCCAGTTTCGGGAATTTTTGCGAATCGTGCGGGCTTGGGCAAAAGTCCGCTGCATTCACGGCAATGCTTGGGGATTTTTGGGCAATTTTTCCTGGGCATTATTGGCGGCGATTTGTTGCAGAGATTTTCCGAAACACCAAGAAATTACCCTCGAAAATTTGCTCTCACATTTTTTCACAACACTTTCAGCCCATGACTGGAAAAACCCCCTCTCACTGAGTGAGGCGGGCCGGTGCTATCAAGTTAAAGTACCGCCTGATTGGTTGCCAATTATTTCAACTCTCGAACCTTGTCAAAATACCGCCCGAAATGTAACAAGATCAACCGCCGAAATTATCCGCCGGGAATTTGCAAGAGGGAAGGCTATTTTAGCTGAGGATAAAAGTGGAGAAACTTTGTTTAAACCGGCTTCTTTAATAACACAATCTCAGCAGTTTATTATCCTCACAGTAACCCCGACAAATTCCCAAGACTTAAAAATCTATGCCGGCTGGATAGAAGGGCAAATTATCGGCTTAGTAATAGACTTAGAAAAACAATTAAAAGCCTTTGTTAGACCTTGGCCTGCTATCACTAATAACGCCGGAAAGATCGAGATAATTTTAGGTTGGGATATACCTGTAAGCTTTAATTATCAAGCATTAGAAAGCATAATTAATAATTTTATCTCGCGCTTTCAGGAATCGAAAGAACAAAGCCAAGAATGCCGGTGGAAATTTCAGCTAAAAAATCCCGATCAAATGTAA
- the glgA gene encoding glycogen synthase GlgA, whose protein sequence is MYIVQIASECAPVCKVGGLGDVVYGLTRELEIRGHTVEIILPKYDCMRYDHIWGLHEAYNNLSVPWYGAAISCNVYCGWVYGRLCFFIDPQSPDIFFNRGCYYGCNDDNIRFAFFSKAALEFLHRTNKRPDVIHCHDWQTGLLPVMLYEMYKYHGMEYQRVCYTIHNFKHQGIAGAEILQATGLNRPEYYFEYDRLRDNFNPFALNFMKGGIVYSNYVTTVSPNHAWEAHYTEVGCGLGHTIHQHEHKFSGVLNGIDYDVWNPSVDRYLPYHYEADDMTGKEYNKKALRERLMLAHGKKPLICYIGRLDDQKGVHLVHHAIYYALNRGAQFVLLGSATEKSINDRFWHEKNFLNDNPDCHLEIGFNEELSHLIYAGADMIVVPSNYEPCGLTQMIGLKYGTVPIVRGVGGLVNTVFDRDYDKTKPTKERNGYVFYQTDDQALESAMDRAIGLYQVYPKEFQKLRQQGMEYDYSWNHPGTDYLGIYEHIRHK, encoded by the coding sequence ATGTACATTGTGCAAATTGCCTCAGAATGCGCCCCTGTTTGCAAGGTGGGAGGCTTGGGTGATGTGGTTTATGGGTTGACTCGTGAGTTGGAAATTCGCGGTCATACTGTGGAGATTATTTTGCCGAAATATGATTGTATGCGTTACGATCATATTTGGGGTTTACATGAGGCTTATAACAATTTGTCGGTGCCTTGGTATGGGGCGGCAATTAGTTGTAATGTCTATTGTGGTTGGGTTTATGGCCGGTTATGTTTTTTTATTGACCCCCAATCTCCAGATATCTTTTTTAATCGCGGTTGTTATTATGGCTGCAATGATGACAATATACGTTTTGCTTTTTTCAGCAAGGCGGCTTTGGAGTTTTTACACCGCACAAATAAACGTCCTGATGTTATCCATTGTCACGACTGGCAAACCGGTTTGCTGCCGGTGATGTTGTATGAAATGTACAAGTATCACGGTATGGAATATCAGCGGGTTTGTTACACAATTCATAATTTTAAACACCAAGGTATTGCCGGGGCAGAAATTTTGCAGGCCACCGGCTTAAACCGCCCTGAATACTATTTTGAGTATGACCGGCTTCGGGATAATTTTAACCCCTTTGCGCTTAATTTTATGAAGGGGGGAATTGTTTACTCGAATTATGTAACGACGGTTTCACCAAATCACGCCTGGGAAGCTCATTATACAGAAGTTGGTTGTGGTTTAGGGCATACGATCCACCAACACGAACATAAGTTTAGTGGGGTGTTAAATGGCATTGATTATGATGTGTGGAACCCCTCAGTAGACCGTTATCTGCCTTATCATTATGAGGCGGATGATATGACCGGCAAGGAATATAATAAAAAGGCTTTACGGGAACGTTTAATGCTGGCTCATGGGAAAAAGCCTTTAATTTGTTATATTGGCCGGTTAGATGACCAAAAAGGTGTACATTTGGTACATCATGCTATTTATTATGCCTTGAATCGTGGCGCACAATTTGTTTTGCTGGGATCGGCAACAGAAAAAAGTATTAATGACCGTTTCTGGCATGAGAAAAATTTCCTTAATGATAACCCGGATTGTCATTTGGAAATTGGGTTTAATGAAGAGCTTTCTCATTTGATTTATGCCGGTGCTGATATGATAGTGGTGCCGAGTAATTATGAACCCTGCGGCCTAACGCAGATGATTGGGTTAAAATATGGTACAGTGCCGATTGTCCGGGGCGTTGGCGGTTTGGTGAATACGGTTTTTGATCGTGATTATGACAAAACAAAGCCGACAAAAGAACGTAACGGTTATGTGTTTTATCAAACCGATGATCAAGCCTTAGAATCAGCGATGGATCGGGCAATTGGTTTGTACCAAGTTTATCCCAAAGAGTTCCAAAAACTCCGTCAGCAAGGGATGGAGTATGATTATTCTTGGAACCATCCGGGGACTGATTATTTGGGCATTTACGAACATATTCGCCACAAATAA
- a CDS encoding M67 family metallopeptidase, with product MPLYLNPSHRSILYNQAESVYPEECCGLLIGTTTGPNKTILEIWPAQNIWNKQTASELGDTSNRTIQTRYAIAPEFMLKAQKQSRELNLSILGIYHSHTDNPAIPSECDRLYAWPQYSYIIISVSQGKATDLQNWTLDDTGHFQPEEIVISH from the coding sequence ATGCCTCTTTATCTAAACCCCTCCCACCGCAGCATTCTCTATAACCAAGCCGAAAGCGTCTATCCTGAAGAATGTTGTGGTTTATTGATTGGCACGACAACCGGCCCCAACAAAACCATCCTCGAAATTTGGCCCGCCCAAAACATCTGGAACAAGCAAACCGCAAGCGAACTCGGCGACACCAGCAACCGCACAATACAAACCCGCTACGCCATCGCCCCAGAATTTATGCTCAAAGCCCAAAAACAAAGCCGAGAACTCAATCTCAGCATACTGGGAATCTATCACTCGCATACAGATAACCCAGCCATTCCCTCGGAATGCGACCGGCTCTATGCGTGGCCTCAATATTCCTATATCATTATTTCAGTCAGTCAAGGCAAAGCAACAGACCTGCAAAACTGGACGCTAGACGACACCGGCCATTTCCAACCCGAAGAAATAGTCATTAGTCATTAG
- the moeB gene encoding molybdopterin-synthase adenylyltransferase MoeB codes for MLNPNLDEIQLTKDDYERYSRHLILPEVGVEGQKRLKAASVLCIGTGGLGSPLLLYLAAAGIGRIGIVDFDVVDNSNLQRQVIHGTSWVGKPKIESAKSRILEINPFCKVDLYETRLTADNALDIFQAYDVIVDGTDNFPTRYLVNDACVLLNKPNVYGSIFRFEGQASVFNYQDGPNYRDLYPEPPPPGMVPSCAEGGVLGILPGIIGCIQATETIKIILGQGATLSGRLLLFNALDMKFRELKLRPNPVRPVIDKLIDYEFFCGVTQAKAEEEKRKMEQSEMTVTELKELIDSGAKDFVLLDVRNPNEYDIAKIPGSVLVPLPEIENGDGVKKVKELMDGKRLIAHCKMGGRSAKALGILKDAGIEGTNVKGGITAWSREVDSSVPEY; via the coding sequence ATGTTAAACCCAAACTTGGATGAAATCCAACTAACAAAAGACGATTACGAACGCTACTCTCGACACCTGATTTTACCTGAAGTCGGAGTAGAGGGACAAAAACGCCTCAAAGCTGCCAGTGTCCTCTGTATTGGCACAGGCGGACTCGGTTCGCCTTTATTGCTATACCTCGCTGCTGCCGGTATTGGCAGAATTGGTATTGTAGACTTTGATGTGGTGGATAACTCTAACCTCCAACGACAAGTTATTCATGGCACTTCTTGGGTAGGAAAACCCAAAATTGAATCGGCAAAAAGTCGGATTTTAGAAATTAATCCGTTTTGCAAAGTTGATCTTTACGAAACCCGTCTCACCGCTGACAACGCCCTCGATATTTTCCAAGCTTACGATGTTATTGTCGATGGCACTGATAATTTCCCAACTCGGTATTTAGTCAATGATGCTTGTGTTTTGTTGAATAAACCAAACGTCTATGGCTCAATTTTCCGCTTTGAAGGACAAGCTAGTGTTTTTAATTACCAAGACGGGCCAAATTACCGCGATTTATACCCGGAACCACCACCGCCGGGAATGGTTCCTTCTTGTGCAGAAGGGGGAGTTTTAGGCATTTTACCGGGAATTATTGGCTGCATTCAAGCGACAGAAACAATCAAAATTATTCTCGGTCAAGGCGCAACTTTAAGCGGTAGATTGTTGCTTTTTAATGCGTTGGATATGAAATTCCGCGAGTTGAAATTGCGTCCAAATCCTGTAAGGCCGGTGATTGATAAGTTGATTGATTACGAGTTTTTCTGTGGTGTGACGCAGGCAAAAGCTGAGGAGGAAAAACGTAAGATGGAACAGTCGGAAATGACGGTCACGGAGTTAAAAGAGTTGATTGATAGCGGTGCAAAAGATTTTGTGTTGCTTGATGTTCGCAATCCCAATGAGTATGATATTGCTAAAATTCCGGGTTCGGTTTTGGTGCCTTTGCCGGAAATTGAAAACGGGGATGGGGTGAAGAAAGTTAAGGAGTTGATGGATGGAAAAAGGCTGATTGCTCATTGTAAAATGGGTGGCCGGTCGGCAAAAGCTTTAGGTATTTTGAAGGATGCCGGTATTGAGGGGACTAATGTTAAAGGCGGGATTACTGCTTGGAGTCGTGAAGTCGATTCTTCGGTGCCGGAGTATTAA
- a CDS encoding MFS transporter: MKSSDLSPAISSGNGRVILWRCVLALALVQGAITLSWVIYKAYLPKLLGQFGFPAAFAATILLIENILAVGMEPFFGGMSDRGKRFMGTGFPLISLGVILSSALFILIPCFVIFLPPNVIWKYLLPAFLILWSLAMTMFRSPVIALLGQYAAVPALPQAASFLMVAGGLIAAFAPVSQQFLLSLGPVVTFGAGSIVLLLAVLVLRSLHPPLSAPQTSLSVASPFPLPAFGLIFLTGIFVSLAITFAMSTLPKLLRTNISLQLDVKSTMFVIAILIALAALPAGWLATRLGSRRGILTGMVVAACALLLWLIPAAGILGLVGMIAGLSLVNVGVFPFALGLMPASRAGLAIGGYFGGVGAGASLLPVVFGPVDKIPAVGGAMLGVLMFVLAGACVVLSGNVQASRNNF; this comes from the coding sequence ATGAAAAGTTCGGATTTATCACCGGCAATTTCTTCTGGAAATGGCCGGGTTATTTTATGGCGCTGTGTTTTGGCTTTGGCGTTGGTACAAGGTGCTATTACTTTAAGTTGGGTAATTTATAAAGCTTATTTGCCAAAGTTATTGGGTCAATTTGGGTTTCCGGCGGCTTTTGCAGCTACGATTTTGTTGATTGAAAATATTTTAGCGGTGGGGATGGAACCGTTTTTTGGCGGGATGTCGGATCGGGGTAAACGCTTTATGGGAACAGGGTTTCCGTTGATTTCTTTGGGTGTGATTTTGTCTTCTGCTTTGTTTATTTTAATTCCTTGTTTTGTGATTTTTTTGCCGCCTAATGTAATTTGGAAATATCTATTGCCGGCTTTTTTAATTTTGTGGTCGTTGGCAATGACTATGTTTCGTTCGCCGGTGATTGCTTTGTTGGGACAATATGCGGCGGTGCCGGCATTACCACAAGCTGCTAGTTTTTTGATGGTGGCTGGTGGTTTAATTGCGGCTTTTGCGCCGGTTTCTCAACAGTTTTTGCTGTCTTTGGGGCCGGTGGTGACGTTTGGGGCCGGTTCTATTGTATTATTGCTGGCGGTTCTGGTTTTGCGTTCGCTTCATCCACCGCTATCAGCCCCTCAAACGTCTCTCTCTGTTGCGTCACCTTTCCCTCTACCGGCTTTTGGATTAATTTTTCTGACGGGGATTTTTGTTAGTTTGGCTATCACTTTTGCGATGTCAACTTTGCCGAAATTACTCCGCACAAATATATCTCTTCAGTTGGATGTAAAATCGACGATGTTTGTGATAGCAATTTTAATAGCGTTGGCGGCTTTGCCGGCGGGATGGCTGGCAACTCGTCTGGGAAGCAGGCGGGGAATTTTAACCGGCATGGTTGTAGCGGCCTGTGCTCTGTTATTGTGGTTGATACCGGCAGCCGGAATTTTGGGGCTAGTGGGAATGATTGCCGGTTTAAGTTTGGTGAATGTGGGTGTGTTTCCGTTTGCTTTGGGGTTAATGCCGGCTTCGCGTGCTGGTTTGGCCATAGGAGGTTATTTTGGCGGTGTTGGGGCTGGGGCTAGTTTGCTGCCGGTGGTGTTTGGGCCGGTTGATAAAATTCCCGCTGTTGGAGGTGCGATGTTGGGAGTGTTGATGTTTGTGCTGGCCGGTGCTTGTGTTGTTCTCAGCGGAAATGTACAGGCAAGTCGTAACAATTTTTAA